From Pleurocapsa minor HA4230-MV1, the proteins below share one genomic window:
- a CDS encoding nucleotidyltransferase family protein, producing MNVENNQQLLKRDDVLALLNAYRPALLQFKVKSLLLFGSVARDETNLQSDVDLLVEFEQPVGLLTFVRLQRYLETILGRKVDLGTPDSLKEHLREAVLREAVRAF from the coding sequence ATGAATGTAGAAAACAATCAACAATTACTCAAGCGAGATGATGTATTAGCATTGTTAAATGCCTATCGACCTGCACTTTTACAGTTCAAAGTAAAGTCATTACTGTTATTTGGCTCAGTTGCACGGGATGAAACCAATCTTCAAAGTGATGTGGATTTGTTGGTTGAGTTTGAGCAACCTGTAGGATTACTGACTTTTGTTCGATTACAGCGATATTTAGAGACGATTTTAGGGCGTAAAGTAGATTTAGGAACGCCTGATTCTTTAAAAGAACATTTACGAGAGGCAGTTTTACGGGAGGCAGTACGTGCCTTCTAG
- a CDS encoding DUF86 domain-containing protein, with the protein MPSRNLQQRLQDIVETSAEIKIFTAGMNFADFERDPKTVKAVLYNLAIIGEAVSQLLPEVEFLYPEIPWIDIRAIRNIIIHEYFRVDLGIIWETIQTDLPPLVRQLQELIERLKRKG; encoded by the coding sequence GTGCCTTCTAGAAATTTGCAGCAGCGACTCCAAGATATTGTGGAGACGAGTGCAGAAATTAAAATTTTTACCGCCGGAATGAATTTTGCTGATTTTGAACGAGATCCTAAAACAGTCAAGGCGGTTTTGTACAATTTGGCAATTATTGGCGAGGCAGTTAGTCAGCTTTTGCCAGAGGTAGAATTCTTGTATCCAGAAATTCCCTGGATAGATATTCGCGCAATTCGGAATATTATAATTCATGAGTATTTTAGAGTGGATTTAGGCATTATTTGGGAAACAATTCAGACAGATTTACCACCCTTAGTAAGACAGTTACAGGAATTGATAGAACGTTTGAAGAGAAAAGGCTAG
- a CDS encoding NblA/ycf18 family protein, translating into MDRLENTLSMEQELSHRIFSDTVQQLSQSEAQELLIQMHKQMMYKENIYKEMFLNQEKDIVDALFGAGR; encoded by the coding sequence ATGGATAGATTAGAGAATACCCTTTCGATGGAGCAAGAATTGAGTCATAGAATATTTAGCGATACCGTACAGCAATTGTCTCAATCTGAAGCTCAAGAACTATTGATCCAGATGCATAAACAAATGATGTATAAAGAAAACATCTACAAAGAAATGTTTCTGAATCAGGAAAAAGATATTGTCGATGCTTTATTTGGCGCAGGTAGATAG
- a CDS encoding glucose 1-dehydrogenase, protein MKGLKGKNVLVTGATSGIGQAIAAGFASEGANVALNYRGDISKLDDTKELIIRASEQENSHTSKVLPVAGDMSEEADIVRMCSEVVEQLGSLDILINNAGIQTTSPSHELSTADFDRVMQVNLRGAYLCAREALKHFMQRGNGGIIINVSSVHEIIPRPTYISYSMSKGAMENMTKTLALEYAPQGIRVNAIAPGATATPINSWTDDTQKLKEVESHIPMGRVGTSAEMAAITAFLASDDASYITGQTLFVDGGLTLYADFLKPWSAGEE, encoded by the coding sequence ATGAAGGGTTTAAAAGGGAAAAATGTTTTGGTTACGGGGGCGACTTCGGGGATCGGACAGGCGATCGCAGCTGGCTTTGCATCTGAAGGTGCTAATGTGGCTTTAAACTACCGTGGCGATATCAGCAAGCTTGACGATACCAAAGAGTTGATTATTAGAGCTAGTGAGCAAGAAAATAGTCATACTAGCAAGGTGTTGCCAGTGGCAGGCGATATGTCTGAAGAAGCAGATATTGTGCGGATGTGCAGTGAAGTTGTTGAACAGTTAGGTAGTCTAGACATTTTAATCAATAATGCAGGTATTCAAACTACTTCCCCTTCCCATGAATTATCAACTGCTGATTTCGATCGGGTAATGCAGGTTAACCTGCGGGGTGCTTATCTTTGTGCCAGAGAAGCTTTAAAACATTTTATGCAGCGGGGTAATGGTGGCATCATCATCAACGTTTCCAGCGTCCATGAAATTATCCCTAGACCGACCTACATTAGTTATTCAATGAGCAAGGGAGCTATGGAAAACATGACTAAAACATTGGCTTTAGAATATGCACCTCAAGGTATTCGAGTAAATGCGATCGCTCCTGGGGCAACAGCAACACCAATTAATAGCTGGACGGATGACACTCAAAAACTCAAAGAAGTCGAAAGTCATATTCCAATGGGACGAGTGGGAACTTCAGCAGAAATGGCAGCAATTACGGCTTTTTTGGCTTCTGACGATGCCTCATATATAACTGGTCAAACCTTGTTTGTAGACGGGGGACTAACCCTGTATGCAGATTTTCTTAAACCTTGGTCGGCAGGAGAAGAATAA
- a CDS encoding sigma-70 family RNA polymerase sigma factor, which yields MANNSNNTVRDYLKEIGRTPLLKAEEEVEYANQIQAMLPLLDKANPTPEEQRIIHQGQIAKQKMVEANLRLVVSVAKKYQNRGLSMLDLIQEGSIGLMRATEKFDAGKGYKFSTYSYWWIRQAMTRAIANYARTIRLPIHITQDLNKIKKVTRQLSQQLGRKPSDREVATELDMDLDKLRSLAQSARITKPKSLNVTIDENQTELGQILADDSASPADFVSSQETRAHIQSLLHTLSPKQRDVITLRYGLNDGKTMTYEQIGDVCGVSRERVRQIKNKAMKLLKQRAIEYSSLAG from the coding sequence ATGGCTAATAATTCAAACAACACAGTTCGAGACTATCTCAAAGAAATTGGTCGCACTCCCCTACTAAAAGCCGAAGAGGAAGTTGAATACGCTAATCAAATTCAGGCTATGTTGCCTTTATTAGATAAAGCCAATCCGACTCCAGAAGAGCAGCGCATCATCCATCAAGGACAAATTGCTAAACAAAAAATGGTTGAGGCAAACCTGCGCTTAGTAGTGTCTGTTGCCAAGAAATATCAAAACCGTGGTCTATCAATGCTGGATCTAATTCAAGAAGGTAGTATTGGTTTGATGAGAGCGACTGAAAAATTTGATGCTGGCAAAGGTTACAAGTTCTCAACCTATAGCTACTGGTGGATTAGACAAGCAATGACTAGAGCGATCGCCAATTATGCTAGAACAATTCGCTTACCAATTCATATTACTCAAGACCTAAATAAAATTAAAAAAGTCACTCGTCAGCTATCTCAACAGTTGGGTAGAAAACCGAGCGATCGTGAAGTTGCGACAGAGTTAGATATGGATTTAGATAAGTTAAGATCTTTGGCACAGTCTGCCAGAATTACTAAACCCAAAAGTCTGAACGTTACGATTGATGAAAATCAAACTGAGTTAGGGCAAATTTTAGCTGATGATTCCGCTTCTCCAGCAGATTTTGTCTCCAGTCAAGAAACTCGCGCTCATATTCAAAGTCTATTACATACCCTCTCTCCTAAACAGCGAGATGTAATTACACTGCGCTATGGCTTAAATGACGGCAAAACAATGACCTACGAGCAAATTGGTGATGTTTGTGGTGTCAGCAGAGAAAGAGTCAGACAAATCAAAAATAAAGCAATGAAGCTGCTTAAGCAACGAGCAATCGAGTATTCCAGTTTAGCAGGTTAA
- the leuD gene encoding 3-isopropylmalate dehydratase small subunit gives MSKINEISGRAIAVEGNDIDTDRIIPARFLRCVTFDGLGEHAFEDDRLQTNGNHPFDRPQHQGASILVVNNNFGCGSSREHAPQALSKWGIKAIVGQSFAEIFFGNCVAIGVPCLIANPEEIQQLQTIVKENPKANFIVDLATMSLKSDRLSVPVKMNEGSRQMFLSGTWDNCGQLVSNAEKIQITATKLPYVNWQTA, from the coding sequence ATGAGTAAAATTAACGAAATATCAGGAAGAGCGATCGCCGTTGAGGGAAATGATATTGATACAGATCGGATTATTCCTGCTCGTTTCCTCCGCTGCGTTACGTTTGATGGTTTAGGAGAACATGCTTTTGAAGACGATCGCCTGCAAACAAATGGTAATCATCCTTTCGATCGGCCTCAACACCAAGGAGCGAGTATTCTCGTAGTCAATAATAACTTTGGCTGTGGCTCTTCACGGGAACATGCACCTCAAGCTCTATCTAAATGGGGTATTAAGGCGATTGTCGGACAAAGCTTTGCCGAGATTTTTTTTGGTAATTGTGTGGCGATTGGTGTTCCCTGTCTAATAGCTAATCCAGAGGAGATCCAGCAGCTACAGACAATAGTTAAAGAAAACCCTAAAGCTAATTTTATCGTTGATTTAGCCACAATGTCCCTCAAAAGCGATCGTTTATCTGTTCCCGTGAAAATGAACGAAGGTTCAAGACAAATGTTTTTGTCAGGTACTTGGGATAACTGCGGACAGTTAGTTAGTAATGCCGAGAAGATTCAAATAACAGCGACTAAATTGCCTTATGTAAATTGGCAGACTGCTTAA
- a CDS encoding transposase — translation MKLTYQYKLRPTKEQNATMIEWLNLLRRQYNYRLGQRFSWWQETRTPVNSCPLNVSLVSVNRIYQDIPEFRVQVRDGRKLGDDGLPITQKGDKHPNIVGGYVQWQTVQLGDLKNTKKLFPEYKKIHSQVLQDVINRVETAFSNFITPDKNGNRAGKPKFKGLHYYKSFTYSQLRNKHILNNYVDLSGIGQVELFQHRPIPTGFVVKLGTVKLEADGWYLSLALEDQTVPIKEDEAICPTKENSCAIDIGLERFLTCDDGTYIEIPKFLRKAADRLARLQRAKSKHQLASKDKKRLYSAIAKLHQKIARQRQNFHLKIAYWLFSKADVVFIEDLKLKNLIRRNKSKPDGKGGFLPNNQSQSSGMNKSWLDAGHSSFFQILEWVAWKLGKRVLKVNPWGTSQHCYACLNKVPKSLSDRWHSCSCGAELNRDENSAKLQKLLGLELASIKTAPPRERGSLCTR, via the coding sequence ATGAAGCTGACCTATCAATATAAATTACGACCAACCAAAGAGCAAAATGCCACCATGATTGAGTGGTTGAATCTTCTTCGTCGTCAATATAACTATCGATTAGGTCAGCGTTTTAGTTGGTGGCAAGAAACCAGAACTCCTGTTAATTCATGTCCTCTAAATGTTTCTCTAGTTTCCGTAAATAGGATTTACCAAGACATACCTGAGTTTCGAGTTCAGGTTAGGGATGGCAGAAAATTGGGTGATGATGGACTTCCAATTACTCAAAAAGGAGATAAACACCCCAATATTGTTGGTGGTTATGTCCAATGGCAAACGGTTCAACTAGGAGACTTAAAAAACACCAAAAAATTATTTCCTGAGTACAAAAAGATTCACTCACAAGTCTTACAGGATGTAATTAATAGGGTTGAGACTGCATTCTCAAACTTTATTACTCCAGACAAGAATGGCAATCGTGCAGGTAAACCAAAATTCAAAGGATTACATTATTACAAGTCATTCACCTATTCTCAGTTGAGAAATAAACACATATTAAATAATTACGTAGATTTATCTGGTATTGGTCAGGTTGAGTTGTTTCAACATCGTCCAATTCCTACTGGATTCGTAGTTAAGTTGGGAACAGTTAAATTAGAAGCCGATGGCTGGTATTTATCATTAGCTCTCGAAGATCAAACTGTTCCGATTAAAGAGGATGAAGCAATTTGTCCCACTAAAGAAAACAGTTGTGCAATTGATATTGGACTAGAGCGATTCTTAACTTGTGATGATGGGACTTATATTGAAATTCCCAAATTTTTGAGAAAGGCAGCCGATAGATTAGCTCGATTACAAAGAGCCAAATCCAAGCACCAGTTGGCAAGTAAAGACAAAAAAAGGTTGTATTCGGCTATAGCCAAATTACATCAAAAAATAGCAAGACAAAGGCAAAATTTTCACTTGAAGATTGCTTATTGGTTGTTCTCAAAGGCTGATGTTGTTTTTATTGAAGACTTGAAGCTAAAAAATTTAATTAGAAGAAACAAGTCTAAGCCTGATGGCAAAGGTGGTTTTCTGCCAAACAATCAATCTCAAAGCTCTGGAATGAACAAATCCTGGCTCGATGCTGGGCATTCGAGCTTTTTTCAGATACTAGAATGGGTAGCTTGGAAACTTGGCAAACGAGTCCTCAAAGTCAATCCTTGGGGAACATCGCAGCATTGTTACGCCTGTCTAAACAAAGTGCCAAAATCCTTATCTGACCGATGGCATTCTTGCTCGTGCGGTGCGGAGCTAAATCGCGATGAAAATTCAGCCAAACTGCAAAAATTATTGGGGCTGGAACTTGCCTCAATCAAAACTGCCCCACCGAGGGAAAGAGGCTCGCTCTGTACCCGATAG
- a CDS encoding thioredoxin family protein, translating to MVKTASTMLALGTTAPEFHLPDVVSGETISLATFSGSKALLVMFICQHCPFVKHIQSELAKIGHDYRDRLGIVAISANDVANYPDDSPQKLKEMAQELNFNFPVCYDESQSVSKSYTAACTPDFFLFDSSSKLVYRGQLDDSRPSNGVPVTGKDLRQAIDAVLQDREINFEQKPSIGCNIKWKPGNEPDYFG from the coding sequence ATGGTAAAAACTGCTTCAACTATGCTGGCGTTAGGCACTACTGCCCCTGAGTTTCACTTACCTGATGTAGTATCGGGAGAAACTATTTCTTTAGCTACGTTTTCTGGTAGTAAAGCATTATTAGTGATGTTTATTTGCCAGCACTGTCCTTTTGTTAAGCATATTCAGTCAGAGTTAGCTAAAATCGGTCATGATTATCGCGATCGCTTAGGTATAGTAGCAATCAGCGCCAATGATGTAGCCAATTACCCAGACGATTCTCCCCAGAAGCTCAAGGAAATGGCACAGGAGCTTAACTTTAATTTCCCTGTTTGCTACGACGAAAGCCAATCAGTAAGTAAATCCTATACTGCTGCTTGTACGCCAGATTTCTTTTTGTTTGATAGTTCGAGCAAACTGGTTTATCGTGGTCAATTAGATGATAGTCGTCCGAGTAATGGTGTTCCTGTAACGGGCAAGGATTTACGTCAGGCGATCGACGCTGTGCTACAAGATCGAGAGATCAACTTTGAACAAAAGCCCAGTATTGGCTGCAATATTAAGTGGAAACCTGGTAATGAACCAGATTATTTTGGCTAA
- a CDS encoding flippase-like domain-containing protein produces MNRWIGWTRWIYPIVGLLLLTFALYTCQKELNRYSLDDILGGFALISDRQLAYALCFAFTGYFAISTYDLVAFRQLNHYLSRKRILFTTFITYAVSNTTGFTLLIGGGIRYRFYSCWGVPPRIVAKITALGNLTFWLGLLTLNGITFLVHPLQLPQFLPIPTMVMQYLGIAALSIVGAYLYFCWRKKSLKVKGNILRFPQPTIPLTQIAVFSLDWALAAAVLYCLIPSYPHQSYLHFFSIYQLGMAASIMSNIPGGIGVFETIIIFLLPKSIFAPDILSSLLVYRSIRFLIPLAIALILVCCFEFRQRWRSKTRSK; encoded by the coding sequence ATGAATCGCTGGATTGGCTGGACTCGCTGGATTTATCCGATAGTAGGCTTGCTGCTGTTAACTTTTGCGCTCTATACTTGCCAAAAAGAGTTAAATCGCTATAGCCTTGACGATATTTTAGGCGGTTTTGCTCTAATTAGCGATCGCCAGTTAGCTTATGCTTTATGCTTTGCTTTTACAGGTTATTTTGCGATCAGTACCTATGACCTAGTTGCTTTTCGTCAACTCAATCATTATTTAAGTCGTAAGCGGATTTTATTTACCACTTTTATTACTTATGCCGTCAGCAACACTACGGGATTTACGCTGCTAATCGGCGGGGGAATTCGCTATCGTTTCTATTCCTGTTGGGGTGTGCCTCCCCGAATCGTTGCCAAAATAACTGCTTTAGGCAATCTTACTTTTTGGTTAGGGTTACTGACTCTCAACGGAATTACTTTTTTGGTTCATCCCCTGCAATTACCGCAATTTCTGCCGATTCCGACAATGGTAATGCAGTATCTGGGAATTGCTGCTCTGTCTATAGTCGGCGCGTATCTTTATTTTTGTTGGCGCAAAAAAAGCCTAAAAGTTAAAGGCAACATTTTGCGTTTTCCTCAACCAACTATTCCTCTAACCCAAATTGCCGTTTTTTCCCTTGACTGGGCATTAGCAGCGGCAGTTTTATATTGCCTAATTCCCAGCTATCCTCATCAGTCTTACCTGCACTTTTTTAGTATTTATCAGCTAGGGATGGCAGCCTCAATCATGAGCAATATTCCTGGTGGAATTGGCGTATTTGAAACCATCATTATCTTTTTATTGCCTAAAAGTATTTTTGCTCCAGACATTTTAAGCTCTCTCTTAGTTTATCGCTCAATCCGCTTTTTAATTCCTTTGGCGATCGCCCTAATTTTAGTCTGTTGTTTTGAATTTAGACAAAGGTGGCGCTCAAAAACTCGCAGTAAATAA
- a CDS encoding glycerophosphodiester phosphodiesterase: protein MGHEPENTLLSIKKAIALGVDAVEIDVYNLEDNLVVIHDRDLSRTTNGTGYLENSSFSYVRSLDAGKGEQVPTLEEVFKIVARQVIINIELKGSNTAKLVVDLIQTHLELGWSYSDFVVSSFNHDELHRVKVICPNIITGTLIYGLPWQYLASAQQLQADLVIPHLDYVTSELIESVHQQGLGVWVYTVNQPDDIKLMRALGADAIFTNYPERVILNTD, encoded by the coding sequence ATGGGACATGAGCCTGAAAATACTTTATTGTCTATCAAAAAGGCGATCGCTTTAGGTGTTGATGCAGTAGAAATTGATGTCTACAACCTCGAAGATAATTTAGTCGTAATTCACGATCGCGATTTATCTCGGACGACTAATGGTACAGGTTATCTAGAGAATAGCAGTTTTAGTTATGTGCGATCGCTCGATGCTGGTAAAGGTGAGCAAGTACCTACTCTAGAAGAAGTATTTAAAATAGTAGCTCGTCAAGTCATAATTAATATTGAATTAAAGGGCAGTAATACCGCTAAGTTAGTAGTTGATTTGATTCAAACACATCTAGAGCTGGGATGGTCTTACTCAGATTTTGTAGTTTCCTCTTTTAATCATGATGAATTGCATCGGGTTAAGGTAATCTGCCCTAATATTATTACGGGAACGCTAATTTACGGTTTACCCTGGCAATATCTAGCTAGCGCTCAACAGCTACAGGCAGATTTAGTTATTCCTCACTTAGATTATGTCACTTCTGAGTTAATTGAGTCTGTACATCAACAAGGTCTAGGGGTTTGGGTATATACCGTTAACCAGCCTGATGATATTAAGCTGATGAGAGCATTAGGAGCGGATGCTATATTTACCAATTACCCTGAAAGAGTCATTTTAAATACTGATTAA
- a CDS encoding ABC-F family ATP-binding cassette domain-containing protein translates to MSILTLQNIKKDFGIKEILRDASFSIEPNDKVGLIGVNGSGKSTLLKMIAGIEPTDGGQRLLKSGARVIYLPQQPEIDENLTVIDQVFADSGEQMQLVREYEDLSHKIALAKGGDLETLMSRLATVTEKMATLGAWDLETKAKIVLSKLGIEDFDAKVKDLSGGYRKRIALAAALLNEPDLLMMDEPTNHLDAESVEWLQEYLARFQGAILLITHDRYFLDNVTTRILEIDRADLYAYSGNYSYYLEKKALQEESVASSQRKFQGVLRRELEWLKKGPKARSTKQKARIDRIGDMQDREFKQTQEKVDIDTPGRRIGKKVIELENIAKSYDGHILFKDFSYEFTPSDRIGIIGANGAGKSTLMNIITGRIEPDQGKVDIGKTIHIGYFDQHSDNILAALDENQRVIEYIKEVAEVVTTADGTKITASQMLEKFLFPPDQQYAPIHKLSGGEKRRLFLLQVLMDAPNVLILDEPTNDLDVQTLAILEDYLENFNGCVIVVSHDRYFLDRTVEFILAIEPEGEVRLYPGNYSVYLEQKKKADKLDKLAKQEQIVAKPQETQPKNPSSSKSSPQDKTIKPLSNFERREYQKLEAKIAQMEIDKEKLENSLAENCSDFNLVQELSAKLASLNAEIDHHTELWMTLAERET, encoded by the coding sequence ATGAGCATTTTAACTCTACAGAATATTAAAAAAGATTTTGGCATCAAAGAAATATTGCGGGATGCCAGCTTTAGCATCGAACCTAACGACAAAGTGGGGTTGATTGGCGTTAATGGCTCTGGTAAGTCTACTCTGTTAAAGATGATTGCTGGAATTGAGCCGACGGATGGTGGTCAGCGTTTGCTTAAGTCTGGAGCCAGAGTTATTTATCTACCCCAACAGCCTGAAATAGATGAAAATCTCACGGTAATCGACCAAGTGTTTGCTGATAGTGGAGAGCAGATGCAGCTAGTGCGGGAATATGAGGATTTATCCCACAAAATAGCTTTGGCAAAGGGTGGTGATTTGGAGACTTTAATGTCTCGTTTAGCCACGGTAACAGAAAAAATGGCGACTCTCGGCGCTTGGGATTTGGAAACAAAAGCCAAGATTGTTTTGAGTAAATTAGGGATTGAGGATTTTGATGCCAAAGTAAAAGATCTTTCTGGAGGATATCGTAAACGTATTGCTCTAGCTGCTGCTTTGCTTAACGAACCAGATCTTTTAATGATGGATGAGCCGACTAACCACCTCGATGCTGAGTCGGTGGAGTGGTTACAGGAATATTTAGCTCGTTTTCAGGGAGCAATTTTATTAATTACTCACGATCGCTATTTTTTAGATAATGTTACCACTCGCATCTTAGAAATCGATCGCGCCGATCTTTATGCCTACTCTGGTAATTATTCTTACTATCTAGAGAAAAAAGCGCTCCAAGAAGAGTCTGTTGCCAGTAGCCAACGTAAATTTCAGGGTGTTTTAAGGCGGGAGCTAGAATGGCTCAAGAAAGGGCCAAAAGCCCGTAGTACGAAGCAAAAAGCTCGGATCGATCGCATTGGCGACATGCAGGATCGGGAGTTCAAGCAAACACAGGAAAAGGTTGATATTGATACTCCAGGTAGACGCATCGGCAAAAAAGTAATTGAACTGGAGAATATTGCTAAATCCTACGACGGACATATCCTGTTTAAAGATTTTAGCTATGAATTTACCCCAAGCGATCGCATTGGCATCATTGGTGCTAATGGTGCAGGGAAGTCTACTCTGATGAACATTATTACTGGACGGATCGAACCAGACCAAGGCAAGGTAGATATTGGCAAGACAATTCATATCGGTTACTTCGATCAACATTCCGATAATATTTTGGCTGCTCTAGATGAAAATCAACGAGTAATTGAATATATTAAGGAAGTGGCAGAAGTTGTGACTACGGCTGATGGTACTAAAATCACCGCTTCTCAAATGTTAGAGAAGTTTCTTTTTCCTCCCGATCAACAATATGCGCCGATACATAAACTCTCAGGTGGGGAAAAGCGGAGGCTGTTTTTGCTCCAGGTATTGATGGATGCTCCTAATGTGCTGATCTTAGATGAACCTACTAACGATTTAGACGTACAGACTTTAGCGATTCTCGAAGACTATCTAGAGAACTTTAACGGCTGTGTGATTGTCGTTTCTCACGATCGCTATTTTCTAGATCGGACTGTAGAATTTATTTTAGCGATCGAGCCAGAAGGAGAAGTGAGACTCTATCCTGGTAATTATTCGGTCTATTTAGAACAGAAAAAAAAGGCAGACAAATTAGATAAATTAGCTAAACAAGAACAAATTGTTGCCAAACCACAAGAAACTCAACCAAAAAACCCCAGTAGCAGTAAATCTAGCCCTCAAGATAAGACCATCAAACCTTTATCTAACTTTGAAAGACGAGAATATCAAAAGTTAGAAGCCAAAATTGCGCAAAT